One Nocardia sp. NBC_01327 genomic window carries:
- a CDS encoding MFS transporter codes for MSDSNILSNRNFLLLWTGNAISNVGLKGVQIAYPLLALILTGSPIVSSIVAFAMILPMVIFEIPAGVVADHWNHRRVLLACQRMGLVATLLAAIVIIMEPPGLPLFLTGAAFAEGTAYVFFNTSELILIRDIVTEDERPGAFAFFDAEQHIANIIGRSVGAAAVGIARTLPFLANALSYLYCLWTLSKIRDQAPAKSESESSNIVRIWDWRHFRVGMQMVWDEPMVRGGTIALAVANAILQVFVLLITLDVRASGHSAWAVGVVLGATGLGGLLGAVPAASLASRISPRIAVTVMVWVWVFLCMTMVASSNLAALTICWMGVGFVVPLGNIPLTLYRLRAFPDELVGRVFGATKLIAHSGGAAGALLAGPLLSTLGTATTGWGLVAGMVLLARYARRLPERPPAASSHQRSVGPPPATWITRASRNILENP; via the coding sequence ATGTCTGATTCGAACATATTGAGTAATAGAAACTTTCTATTATTGTGGACCGGCAATGCCATCTCGAATGTCGGGTTGAAGGGCGTGCAGATCGCCTACCCCCTGCTGGCTTTGATCCTTACCGGTTCTCCGATCGTGTCGAGCATCGTGGCATTTGCCATGATATTGCCGATGGTGATCTTCGAAATTCCAGCCGGCGTCGTGGCTGATCATTGGAATCATCGGCGGGTTCTCTTGGCGTGCCAGCGGATGGGACTGGTGGCAACTCTGCTCGCGGCAATCGTCATCATAATGGAGCCGCCGGGTTTGCCGCTGTTCCTGACTGGTGCTGCGTTCGCTGAAGGTACGGCATATGTATTTTTCAACACCAGTGAGCTGATCCTCATTCGGGATATCGTTACCGAAGATGAGCGGCCCGGAGCTTTTGCCTTCTTCGATGCTGAGCAACATATAGCAAATATAATAGGCCGGTCAGTCGGTGCGGCAGCGGTTGGAATTGCTCGCACTCTACCTTTTTTGGCCAATGCCTTGTCTTATCTATACTGTCTGTGGACACTTTCGAAGATACGTGACCAGGCCCCGGCCAAGTCGGAGTCTGAATCCTCGAATATCGTCCGGATCTGGGACTGGCGACATTTCCGGGTAGGAATGCAGATGGTCTGGGATGAACCTATGGTTCGTGGTGGCACAATTGCTCTCGCGGTAGCGAATGCGATACTCCAGGTCTTCGTACTTCTGATTACCTTGGACGTCAGAGCTAGCGGCCACTCTGCCTGGGCGGTCGGTGTCGTCTTAGGGGCAACTGGTCTGGGCGGTTTGCTCGGTGCAGTCCCAGCTGCAAGTCTCGCAAGCCGTATCAGCCCCCGGATCGCGGTCACCGTGATGGTGTGGGTATGGGTCTTTCTGTGTATGACCATGGTGGCAAGCTCAAACCTGGCCGCGCTCACAATATGCTGGATGGGCGTAGGTTTCGTGGTACCGCTCGGCAATATTCCGCTGACCCTCTACCGCCTGCGCGCCTTCCCCGATGAGCTGGTCGGCAGGGTGTTCGGCGCAACCAAGCTCATTGCCCACAGCGGCGGAGCCGCGGGCGCATTGCTGGCTGGGCCTCTCCTGTCGACCCTGGGGACCGCGACTACGGGATGGGGCCTTGTCGCCGGAATGGTTCTACTGGCCCGGTACGCACGACGCCTCCCGGAGCGTCCGCCCGCGGCGTCATCGCATCAGCGATCCGTCGGTCCGCCGCCGGCAACCTGGATCACCCGGGCTTCCCGAAATATCCTGGAGAATCCCTGA
- a CDS encoding GNAT family N-acetyltransferase — MTGMLAAAWRALRDCILGEVCCGGPAAADITRGYADASKGAAQSFSRAEVEAHDHMEGLERNLPSASYPAASSVRDIREADEIGGAEVGRTAAEPSAAPSKNVPDLSHVAPLGDLVDADRLDHQTVNLALKGLERQYGPYRLDNVSTDYEISWTAAGRRRQELLMSASIRDGEQSAGIISHCFSRDDEGKLVVENRVICLWPEFRGKGFSTEFSKAIEEYYRRSGVDRIELYADLQDGGYTWARAGFGWDLDPGKLRGSVNSIRAQISHLVTSTPGLSSADKAQLDDILARFQGHVAGYPSPNELVSLSGDEPNLGEKIMRGSKWHGMKKL; from the coding sequence GTGACTGGGATGCTTGCTGCTGCCTGGCGCGCTCTACGTGACTGCATATTGGGTGAGGTCTGCTGTGGGGGTCCGGCCGCGGCCGATATCACCAGGGGGTACGCCGACGCGTCGAAAGGCGCAGCGCAATCGTTCTCTCGCGCCGAAGTCGAAGCACACGATCACATGGAAGGGCTGGAAAGAAATCTACCCAGTGCTTCCTACCCGGCTGCCAGCTCCGTCCGAGATATTCGAGAGGCAGACGAAATAGGCGGCGCAGAGGTCGGCCGCACAGCCGCAGAACCCTCGGCTGCACCATCGAAAAACGTTCCCGATCTGTCCCATGTGGCGCCTCTGGGCGATCTGGTCGACGCAGACCGTCTAGACCATCAGACCGTGAACCTGGCGCTGAAAGGGCTCGAGCGCCAGTACGGACCGTACCGACTCGATAACGTGTCCACAGACTACGAAATCAGCTGGACCGCTGCAGGGCGGAGAAGGCAAGAATTATTGATGAGCGCATCCATCCGAGACGGCGAGCAATCAGCGGGAATTATCAGTCATTGCTTCAGCCGCGATGACGAAGGCAAACTAGTAGTTGAAAACAGGGTTATATGTCTTTGGCCAGAATTTCGCGGCAAAGGATTCTCTACCGAATTTTCCAAGGCGATCGAGGAGTACTACCGACGATCAGGGGTTGACCGTATCGAGCTGTACGCGGACCTGCAGGATGGGGGTTACACGTGGGCGCGAGCAGGCTTCGGCTGGGACCTGGATCCGGGAAAACTCCGCGGATCTGTCAACAGCATCAGGGCTCAGATTAGTCATTTGGTTACGAGCACTCCGGGGCTCTCCAGTGCGGACAAGGCCCAACTAGATGACATACTGGCAAGATTTCAAGGCCACGTGGCAGGATATCCATCCCCGAATGAACTTGTTTCACTTTCCGGCGACGAACCAAACCTTGGCGAGAAAATCATGAGAGGATCGAAGTGGCACGGGATGAAGAAGCTCTGA
- a CDS encoding SPFH domain-containing protein encodes MAWFEREFIAVPEAQKNQLVFKWPDLNIRRYSRAIVNADQTALFVRSGAVIATLGPGRHRIDAEELPVLGALVDSLTGGNYYRAELYFVSARELPGIRFGGRLADIVDPVSEQVVTLRAFGEFALSVRDPAALITGLVGTSAPADPGAAPTWSADLLLKSMKIAVTQGISRREWPVLGLSAHLPPIEATVLRETNIALYEFGLRIPRMGNFDITLDPEDADRLKRLAKDVTYIRMTGDFQRYAMGELALGAGRGLTHGVGGDSGFLGAAMGISALQQHSAPAPMATTPPSPPCTSCGATTAPGARFCGDCGTELAPRRPRHCASCAAELSNTAKFCRDCGTPAR; translated from the coding sequence ATGGCATGGTTCGAGCGCGAGTTCATCGCCGTGCCCGAGGCCCAGAAGAACCAACTGGTCTTCAAATGGCCGGATCTCAACATCCGCCGCTACAGCCGTGCCATCGTCAACGCTGACCAGACGGCCTTGTTCGTCCGATCGGGCGCGGTAATAGCGACGCTGGGCCCCGGACGGCATCGCATCGACGCCGAGGAACTGCCCGTCCTGGGCGCCCTCGTGGACAGTCTGACCGGCGGCAACTACTACCGCGCCGAACTGTATTTCGTCTCAGCCAGAGAGCTTCCCGGCATCAGGTTCGGCGGCCGGCTCGCCGATATCGTCGACCCGGTCAGCGAACAGGTGGTGACCCTGCGGGCCTTCGGCGAATTCGCCCTGTCGGTACGAGACCCGGCGGCACTGATCACCGGTCTCGTCGGCACCTCCGCTCCCGCCGATCCCGGCGCGGCGCCGACCTGGTCCGCTGACCTGCTCCTCAAGTCGATGAAGATCGCTGTCACACAGGGTATTTCACGCCGCGAATGGCCGGTACTCGGATTGTCGGCGCACCTGCCCCCGATCGAGGCGACAGTCCTGCGGGAAACGAACATCGCCCTCTACGAATTCGGGCTGCGCATCCCGCGGATGGGCAACTTCGACATCACCCTGGATCCGGAGGACGCCGATCGCCTCAAACGGCTCGCCAAGGATGTCACCTACATCCGAATGACCGGAGACTTCCAGCGATACGCCATGGGCGAACTCGCCCTCGGCGCCGGGCGAGGCCTGACCCATGGTGTCGGCGGCGACAGCGGATTTCTGGGCGCGGCAATGGGAATAAGTGCACTGCAACAACACTCGGCCCCAGCACCGATGGCGACCACTCCCCCGTCACCCCCGTGCACCTCATGCGGGGCTACCACCGCCCCGGGGGCGCGGTTCTGCGGCGACTGCGGCACCGAGCTAGCGCCCCGCCGGCCCCGCCACTGCGCGAGCTGCGCCGCAGAACTGTCCAACACCGCAAAATTCTGCCGCGACTGCGGCACTCCCGCACGCTAG
- a CDS encoding amino acid permease — MTTVRHPEAPHALADEDAGYHKSLRPRQLQMIAIGGAIGTGLFLGAGGRLATAGPGLFLVYAVCGVFVFFILRALGELVLHRPSSGSFVSYAREFYGEKLAFVVGWMYFFHWCMTGIVDITAVATYIHFWGSLQVIPQWLIALIALAIVVSINLISVRWFGELEFWAALVKVVALVLFLVIGTVLLAKRSSVGGERTGFSVIAQHGGLFPVGLAPLVVVTTGVVFAYAAVELIGTAAGEAENPEKIMPRAINSVIARIAMFYVGSLVLLGLLLPYTAYKAGVSPFVTFFVKLGVPAAGTIMNLVVLTAAFSSLNAGLYSTGRILRSMSMNGSAPRAAARMSRTGVPYVGILATGSIALIGVALNAVIPNQAFEIVLNMSALGTIASWTAIILCQLKLWKQWRDGQSERPAFRLMGAPYTGYATLLFLAGVVALMAFGQDNVQRGSVLATILVMAPLLAGGWFLVRHRVQRLAAERQGFTGQYPIVIERRPRLQDAPVEDAHPVAAPTVLEAIEQSDFE, encoded by the coding sequence ATGACTACCGTTCGCCACCCCGAAGCGCCACACGCTTTGGCCGATGAGGACGCGGGCTACCACAAGTCGCTGCGGCCGCGACAGCTCCAGATGATCGCGATCGGCGGCGCCATCGGCACCGGCCTGTTCCTCGGCGCCGGCGGCCGCCTGGCCACCGCGGGACCAGGACTGTTCCTGGTCTACGCGGTCTGCGGCGTGTTCGTCTTCTTCATCCTGCGCGCACTGGGGGAGCTGGTCCTGCACCGCCCGTCCTCGGGCTCGTTCGTCTCCTACGCCCGCGAGTTCTATGGCGAGAAGCTGGCTTTCGTGGTCGGGTGGATGTACTTCTTCCACTGGTGCATGACAGGCATCGTCGACATCACCGCGGTCGCCACCTACATCCACTTCTGGGGTTCGCTACAGGTGATCCCGCAGTGGCTGATCGCCCTCATCGCACTGGCCATCGTCGTGAGCATCAACCTCATCTCGGTCCGCTGGTTCGGCGAGCTCGAATTCTGGGCCGCATTGGTCAAGGTCGTCGCGCTGGTTCTGTTCCTGGTCATCGGCACCGTCCTGCTGGCCAAGCGCTCTTCCGTCGGGGGAGAGCGCACGGGATTCAGTGTCATCGCCCAGCACGGCGGCCTGTTCCCCGTAGGCCTGGCACCCCTGGTAGTAGTCACGACCGGCGTCGTATTCGCCTATGCCGCAGTCGAGTTGATCGGCACCGCGGCAGGGGAGGCGGAGAACCCGGAGAAGATCATGCCCCGGGCCATCAACTCCGTCATCGCCCGCATCGCCATGTTCTACGTCGGCTCACTGGTGCTGCTGGGCCTGCTGCTCCCGTACACGGCCTACAAGGCCGGAGTGAGCCCGTTCGTCACCTTCTTCGTGAAACTCGGTGTGCCCGCGGCCGGTACGATCATGAACCTGGTCGTGCTCACCGCGGCGTTCTCCAGCCTTAACGCCGGCCTGTACTCGACCGGCCGCATCCTGCGATCGATGTCCATGAACGGCAGCGCGCCACGAGCAGCGGCCCGGATGTCGAGAACCGGAGTCCCCTATGTGGGCATTCTCGCGACCGGCTCTATCGCATTGATCGGTGTCGCACTCAATGCCGTCATCCCCAACCAAGCCTTCGAAATCGTCTTGAACATGTCGGCCCTGGGCACCATCGCCTCGTGGACGGCCATCATCCTGTGTCAATTGAAACTGTGGAAGCAGTGGCGCGACGGACAATCCGAGCGCCCCGCCTTCCGGCTCATGGGTGCCCCCTACACCGGCTACGCGACCCTGCTCTTCCTCGCCGGAGTCGTCGCACTCATGGCCTTCGGGCAGGACAATGTCCAGCGCGGCTCGGTGCTCGCCACCATCCTGGTCATGGCCCCCCTGCTCGCCGGCGGCTGGTTCCTGGTCCGGCACCGGGTGCAGCGCCTCGCCGCCGAACGCCAGGGCTTCACCGGGCAGTATCCGATCGTCATCGAACGCCGCCCACGGTTGCAGGACGCCCCGGTAGAGGACGCACACCCGGTGGCCGCGCCGACCGTCCTCGAGGCGATCGAACAATCCGACTTCGAGTAG
- a CDS encoding tetratricopeptide repeat protein yields MTTEDLGLATPSSRSARSRPSVRRLGGGLVELPRETPVDPRQVVLHNPEVPEPKRFCWKCDRPVGRRTGEHPAAIAGECPYCHSPFNFRPLLQDGELIAGQYEVQGCLAPGGLGWIYLAVDRNVSDRWVVLKGLQNPLDFEAHIVAVAERQFLSEMAHPGIVKIYNFVKHAAPGGAPDGYIVMEYVGGRTLKAIADQRGPDRLPVAEALAYVMEALPALDYLHSFGLAYNDLKPANIMITEQEVKLIDLGAVAAMDSFGSIYGTLGYQAPEILTTGPTIASDIHSVGRTLAALILDLDRDEQGNYLPGIPDPAQCPALRRHPALYRLLRRATDPDPRRRFPSAYSMYCQLGGVLRMVLAADTDTEHPQTSIEFGSMRGDFGVAMLIARTDGMVTSSGEEPGLDPCEIVAALPVPLMDSEDPSADLLSTLLHAEPTYALDALQRTHSRILAGAIAAPESYELEGALTAVRAHLDLGRTLPARQLLTELTTRYSHDWRIDWFAGIAALLDSHPDRAYRHFETVSATLPGEIAPLAALAASAELAGEGSPGKDDPRWQLPASEHYRMLWQVNHGVISAAVGLARRLVAAGQVLQAVEVLDQVPEASRHFPLMRLTGSLLLVSRPVAAITDSDLATAATRLEELSQEPRALQLRVVVLGAALECLRADGRPERPETTILGFEVTETGLRRGLESSLRALAHSVPDRFHRYRLIDLANSVRPRTLL; encoded by the coding sequence ATGACCACAGAAGACCTCGGGCTCGCCACCCCCTCCAGTCGCAGCGCCCGATCACGCCCCAGCGTGCGACGCCTCGGCGGCGGCCTGGTGGAGTTGCCGAGAGAGACCCCCGTCGATCCACGGCAGGTCGTACTGCACAACCCTGAGGTCCCCGAGCCGAAGCGATTCTGCTGGAAATGCGATCGCCCGGTCGGCCGCCGAACCGGCGAGCATCCCGCCGCAATCGCGGGTGAATGCCCATACTGCCACTCGCCCTTCAATTTCCGGCCGCTGCTGCAGGACGGGGAACTGATAGCCGGCCAATACGAAGTCCAGGGCTGCCTGGCGCCCGGCGGGCTCGGCTGGATCTATCTCGCCGTCGACCGCAATGTGAGCGATCGCTGGGTCGTGCTCAAGGGCCTGCAGAACCCCCTGGACTTCGAAGCACACATCGTCGCTGTCGCCGAACGCCAATTCCTCTCCGAGATGGCCCATCCCGGCATCGTGAAGATCTACAACTTCGTCAAGCACGCCGCGCCAGGGGGCGCACCGGACGGCTACATCGTGATGGAATACGTCGGCGGACGAACACTGAAAGCCATTGCCGACCAGCGCGGGCCCGACCGGCTCCCGGTCGCCGAAGCCCTCGCCTACGTGATGGAAGCCCTTCCCGCACTGGACTATCTGCACTCCTTCGGCCTCGCCTACAACGATCTCAAACCCGCCAACATCATGATCACCGAGCAAGAGGTCAAGCTCATCGACCTCGGTGCGGTGGCCGCGATGGACTCCTTCGGCAGCATCTACGGCACCCTGGGCTATCAAGCACCGGAGATCCTCACGACCGGGCCCACCATCGCCTCCGACATCCACTCCGTCGGGCGGACCCTGGCAGCGCTGATACTCGACCTGGACCGAGACGAGCAAGGCAACTACCTGCCCGGCATCCCCGATCCGGCGCAATGCCCGGCACTACGCCGGCACCCGGCCCTCTACCGACTACTGCGACGCGCCACCGACCCGGACCCCCGCCGCCGCTTTCCCTCCGCGTACTCGATGTACTGCCAGCTCGGCGGCGTGCTGCGGATGGTGCTCGCCGCCGACACCGACACCGAGCACCCCCAGACATCGATCGAATTCGGTTCCATGCGAGGTGATTTCGGAGTTGCGATGCTCATCGCACGGACCGACGGCATGGTGACCAGCAGCGGCGAGGAACCCGGCCTCGATCCGTGTGAGATTGTCGCGGCGCTGCCGGTCCCGCTCATGGACAGTGAGGATCCCTCCGCGGATCTGCTGTCCACCCTGCTACACGCCGAGCCCACCTACGCCCTCGACGCCCTCCAGCGCACCCACAGCAGAATCCTCGCCGGCGCGATCGCGGCACCGGAATCCTACGAGCTCGAGGGCGCACTGACGGCGGTGCGCGCCCACCTCGATCTGGGCCGGACCCTCCCGGCCCGGCAATTGCTGACCGAGCTCACAACCCGATACAGCCATGACTGGCGAATCGACTGGTTCGCCGGGATCGCCGCCCTGCTCGATAGTCATCCCGACCGCGCATACCGGCACTTCGAGACCGTCTCGGCAACATTGCCCGGCGAGATCGCGCCGCTCGCGGCGCTGGCCGCCAGCGCCGAACTCGCGGGGGAGGGCTCCCCGGGCAAGGACGATCCGCGCTGGCAGCTACCGGCATCGGAGCACTACCGAATGCTCTGGCAGGTCAATCACGGCGTGATCAGCGCGGCAGTCGGCCTGGCCCGCCGTCTCGTAGCCGCAGGCCAGGTACTGCAGGCCGTCGAGGTCCTCGATCAGGTACCGGAAGCCTCCCGGCACTTTCCCCTGATGCGGCTGACCGGAAGCCTGCTACTGGTCTCGCGTCCCGTCGCGGCGATCACCGACTCGGACCTCGCGACCGCCGCCACCCGACTCGAGGAACTCAGTCAAGAGCCACGCGCACTTCAACTGCGGGTCGTCGTACTGGGAGCAGCCCTCGAATGCCTGCGCGCGGACGGGCGCCCCGAACGGCCGGAAACGACAATCCTCGGATTCGAGGTCACCGAGACCGGACTGCGCCGTGGTCTCGAATCCTCTTTACGTGCCCTGGCGCACAGCGTGCCCGACCGGTTCCACCGCTATCGCCTCATCGATCTGGCCAACAGTGTCCGGCCGCGCACCCTGCTGTGA
- a CDS encoding DUF1707 SHOCT-like domain-containing protein, with product MDESPYARVSDAERERALQELSRHFSFGRLTAPEFDERTSHVWRADTRRQLAEMFADLPAPPALEPVAYPGVAPRLMVRGVAITMFVIVFALALGNGMWLLLLGAIPVVLLIRLHRQ from the coding sequence ATGGATGAATCGCCGTATGCCCGGGTGAGTGACGCGGAGCGAGAACGGGCTCTGCAGGAGCTCTCCCGGCATTTCAGTTTCGGGCGGTTGACCGCACCCGAATTCGATGAGCGCACTTCACATGTGTGGCGGGCGGACACCAGACGGCAGCTGGCGGAGATGTTCGCCGATCTGCCGGCGCCCCCGGCGCTCGAGCCGGTGGCCTATCCCGGTGTGGCGCCCCGGCTGATGGTGCGCGGGGTTGCGATCACGATGTTCGTGATCGTCTTCGCCCTGGCCCTCGGTAATGGCATGTGGTTGCTGCTGCTGGGAGCTATACCGGTGGTGTTGTTGATCCGCCTGCATCGTCAGTAG
- a CDS encoding MerR family transcriptional regulator has translation MPGGPEYTIDELARVADTTVRSVRVYHERGVLPPPEVRGRTGYYGAEHINRVRTISRLLNRGIKLNGIKELLAALDRGDDLSDVLGVVDVDQQESGANADYYTVTAAELQDRFGEVPDGLARVVAAGIFAPVDATTYRVADHDLAGLLNCLAAADVPTADILHEVERLRTDCDRVAHRIVGLVREHAWEPYAHSGRTPEDLAKFTARVNALRRDPGRAAGDLVGKFIERELEQDPEIRELLQNP, from the coding sequence ATGCCAGGAGGGCCCGAATACACCATCGACGAGCTCGCGCGGGTCGCCGACACCACTGTGCGCAGCGTGCGCGTGTATCACGAGCGCGGAGTTCTCCCACCACCTGAGGTACGGGGGAGGACCGGCTATTACGGGGCCGAACACATCAATCGGGTCCGCACGATCAGCCGTTTGCTCAATCGTGGAATCAAACTCAACGGGATCAAAGAGCTGCTGGCCGCGCTGGACAGGGGGGACGATCTCAGCGATGTCCTCGGTGTGGTCGACGTCGATCAGCAGGAATCGGGCGCGAACGCGGACTACTACACGGTTACCGCCGCCGAGCTGCAGGATCGCTTCGGCGAAGTGCCCGACGGGCTGGCCCGGGTCGTCGCCGCCGGAATCTTCGCGCCGGTCGACGCCACGACCTATCGGGTCGCCGATCACGATCTCGCGGGGCTCCTGAACTGCCTGGCCGCCGCGGACGTGCCCACCGCTGACATCCTGCACGAGGTCGAAAGGCTGCGGACCGACTGCGATCGGGTCGCGCACCGGATCGTCGGCCTGGTGCGCGAACACGCGTGGGAGCCCTACGCGCACTCCGGCCGCACGCCTGAGGATCTCGCCAAATTCACCGCGCGGGTCAATGCCTTGCGCCGGGACCCGGGCCGGGCGGCGGGGGATCTGGTGGGCAAATTCATCGAGCGCGAGCTCGAACAGGACCCCGAAATCCGCGAGCTGCTGCAGAACCCCTGA
- a CDS encoding DUF397 domain-containing protein, whose amino-acid sequence MKKPVKGEWYKSSRSDSGKQCVEVFHGEDVTKVRDTKDNGCGPTLEFPASTWAAFVDSHIWER is encoded by the coding sequence GTGAAGAAGCCGGTCAAGGGCGAGTGGTACAAGTCGAGCCGGTCCGATAGCGGTAAACAGTGCGTGGAGGTTTTCCACGGCGAGGACGTGACCAAGGTCCGGGACACGAAGGACAACGGCTGCGGCCCCACCCTGGAGTTCCCGGCCAGCACATGGGCGGCGTTCGTCGACAGCCACATCTGGGAACGCTGA
- a CDS encoding helix-turn-helix domain-containing protein translates to MTEWTVSRLDFGNFMKELREHASRPAMTAAAVHIGVSRQAIDRMEDGSLTRLGELHINALLDFYGANDDARVKAEELWREIKTEEKAAKGQGTTRGLWKAYKDQVAPITGKFLRLEGIANHVIAHHPVIFPALLQSADYRRALDRVSEPALSVVDLERRIELTMKRQARLDDPTFRLEAFLSEAVVRNRVGDARVMRNQLEWLARMSERENVAIRLVPFDAGTHPGLTMLTFVWLAFPQGPSGKALPTMVYAEGAIGSVFHEQDEEVSQYRQAIEGLRAVALNEQDTEDLMMKIAKEHAA, encoded by the coding sequence ATGACCGAATGGACGGTCTCTCGCCTGGATTTCGGCAACTTCATGAAAGAGCTGCGAGAACACGCATCTCGGCCGGCGATGACAGCGGCCGCCGTGCATATCGGCGTTTCTCGTCAGGCCATCGACCGAATGGAGGACGGTTCTCTCACGAGGCTGGGCGAGCTGCACATCAACGCGCTGCTCGACTTCTACGGCGCCAACGATGATGCGCGGGTGAAGGCCGAGGAGCTGTGGCGGGAGATCAAGACCGAGGAGAAGGCTGCCAAGGGGCAAGGCACCACCCGGGGGTTGTGGAAGGCGTACAAGGATCAGGTCGCGCCCATCACGGGGAAGTTCTTGCGGCTGGAGGGTATTGCCAATCATGTGATCGCCCACCACCCGGTAATCTTCCCGGCACTTCTCCAATCTGCCGACTACCGGCGCGCCCTTGATCGTGTGAGCGAACCCGCCCTGTCGGTCGTCGACCTGGAGCGCCGCATCGAGCTCACTATGAAACGACAAGCGCGCCTTGATGATCCGACTTTCAGGCTTGAGGCGTTCCTGTCCGAAGCTGTTGTGCGCAATCGTGTGGGTGACGCGAGGGTCATGCGGAACCAATTGGAATGGCTAGCGCGGATGAGCGAGCGGGAGAACGTTGCCATCCGCCTTGTGCCGTTTGACGCCGGAACCCATCCGGGATTGACCATGCTGACGTTCGTCTGGTTGGCGTTCCCCCAGGGTCCGAGTGGGAAGGCGCTGCCGACAATGGTTTACGCCGAGGGCGCCATCGGCAGCGTCTTCCACGAGCAGGACGAAGAGGTCAGCCAATATCGACAAGCAATCGAGGGCCTGCGCGCTGTAGCGTTGAACGAACAAGACACCGAGGATCTGATGATGAAGATCGCGAAGGAGCACGCGGCGTGA